The following coding sequences lie in one Fusarium poae strain DAOMC 252244 chromosome 1, whole genome shotgun sequence genomic window:
- a CDS encoding hypothetical protein (SECRETED:SignalP(1-16)~TransMembrane:1 (n5-12c16/17o222-245i)) yields MFKNILLLGLASFAFGQDDVPTNSSVVDEDMGPAAFMWPPDRVWSGDMDNRAPCGSRAPAGNRTEFPLTGGAVSLVAQDDYYNTKISISYSNDPSSNDDFETLIQEKSIADLNPGHSCVTVPDAPSSVSAGDNATLQIIYRADWDAPHNQTFYACADITFISKADFDFAIPCFNATEPGDDDKAAGATADPSPTATHLHTSDDDSDDEEQQASGGKKLSGGAIAGIVVGSVVGVVLIAGAALFMWRRKEQAKRNSRIARMEDNARKHQLATDGSQPSI; encoded by the exons ATGTTCAAGAACATACTCCTTCTAGGTCTGGCATCTTTTGCCTTTGGCCAGGATGATGTACCTACAAATTCCAGTGTCGTCGATGAGGATATGGGCCCTGCCGCCTTCATGTGGCCCCCAGACCGTGTTTGGTCGGGAGATATGGATAACAGAGCTCCTTGTGGCTCACGTGCCCCTGCAGGCAACAGAACCGAGTTCCCTCTGA CTGGTGGTGCTGTTTCGCTTGTCGCGCAAGATGATTACTACAATACAAAGATCAGCATCTCGTACTCAAATG ACCCATCATCCAACGACGATTTCGAGACTCTTATCCAAGAGAAGAGTATTGCAGACCTCAACCCAGGCCACAGCTGTGTGACAGTCCCCGACGCGCCATCGAGCGTTTCAGCAGGCGATAATGCCACGCTCCAGATCATTTACCGCGCCGACTGGGACGCTCCCCATAACCAAACATTCTACGCATGTGCAGACATCACGTTCATCTCAAAGGCTGACTTTGACTTTGCCATTCCTTGTTTCAACGCGACTGAGCCGGGTGACGATGACAAAGCTGCCGGCGCAACGGCTGATCCCAGTCCAACAGCGACACATCTTCATACCTCTGATGATGactctgatgatgaggagcaGCAAGCGAGCGGTGGCAAGAAATTAAGTGGTGGTGCCATTGCTGGCATTGTTGTGGGCTCTGTCGTGGGTGTGGTCTTGATAGCTGGCGCGGCTCTGTTCATGTGGCGGCGAAAGGAACAAGCCAAGAGAAATTCAAGGATTGCACGTATGGAGGATAATGCTCGAAAGCATCAGCTCGCGACAGATGGTTCACAGCCAAGTATCTGA
- a CDS encoding hypothetical protein (SECRETED:SignalP(1-18)): MRSLFAYTLLASATLSVAVDPRFEYPDTVPLVKRQQPGLLITLARENKDFCDSQEWNEHYDKCMECAETYGIWKYYGSGVSKVAEQCDLSPTPSPSGAAVEKPASSTDGSGTTVPAETTTEVPAEATSTITAIESTTPMIHPVTTTPEASSGADSTTSVETATSTPEPSSVAVNGAAKHFEFTTVIAFVAFTICSLY; encoded by the exons ATGCGTTCACTCTTTGCATACACCCTACTGGCTTCAGCCACTCTCTCCGTTGCTGTCGATCCTCGCTTCGAGTACCCGGACACCGTACCTCTTGTCAAACGTCAGCAACCTG GTCTTCTCATCACTCTCGCTCGTGAGAACAAGGACTTTTGCGACAGCCAAGAATGGAATGAACACTATGATAAATGCATGGAATGCGCAGAAACCTACGGTATCTGGAAGTACTATGGCAGTGGCGTGAGCAAGGTCGCCGAGCAGTGTGACCTCTCTCCTACTCCCAGTCCCTCTGGTGCTGCCGTCGAGAAGCCTGCTTCTAGTACTGATGGATCGGGAACAACGGTTCCTGCAGAGACCACTACAGAAGTACCGGCTGAAGCTACATCAACTATCACCGCTATTGAGTCTACCACCCCAATGATCCATCCAGTCACGACAACCCCAGAGGCTTCTTCTGGCGCTGACAGCACCACCTCTGTCGAGACTGCCACTTCGACACCCGAGCCTTCTAGCGTTGCTGTCAATGGTGCTGCTAAGCACTTCGAGTTCACCACCGTTATTGCATTTGTAGCGTTCACCATCTGCAGCCTCTACTAG
- a CDS encoding hypothetical protein (TransMembrane:11 (i121-140o160-181i202-230o236-254i266-288o311-330i375-403o423-448i469-487o499-518i561-585o)) encodes MNKTSHTDEPYEGDDGYNQSPNIFSNDLTTNENFNGLINARAMLQSDDRLAPDKASNKLERVSHDLVAKPAQVEATPKLAHASTDHGQPPDGGLRTSAPATSPVPAGDADDGTPLQRFKKMIVRIGSFVGPGFMISVAYIDPGNYSTDIAAGASYRFRLLFVVLLSNIFAIFLQSLAIKLGTVSGLNLAQACRAFLPRWLNYTLYILAEAAIIATDIAEVIGFAIALNLLAPKVPLVAGCAISIVDVMVLLIFYRPEGSMKSLRYFEIFIMLLVLGVVVCFCIQLSLIRDTSPGEVFKGYLPSKSLIEAEAIYQACGILGATVMPHSLYLGSGIVRRITPVSNVSSSSSVMDKDVDKGHFVPSEKAIKLSLKFSILDLAVSLFTFALFVNSAILIVAGASLYGDASALGADIFGIHGLLSQSISPAAGTIFALALLLSGVSAGIVCTIAGQMVSEGSLNWKVKPWVRRLMVRSISITPSIIIAGAVGRSGLNAALNGSQVALSVILPFVTAPLIYFTARDKYMTVRASGSDRNIVEGNGMTNDMHGEEAGMQPEDLKMANSWFTTIIAILVWLFMAVMNVANLVFLGK; translated from the exons ATGAACAAAACATCCCATACTGATGAGCCTTACGAGGGCGATGACGGTTACAATCAAAGCCCGAATATATTTTCAAACGATCTTACAACAAACGAGAATTTCAACGGTCTTATTAATGCTCGTGCCATGCTACAAAGCGACGACCGATTAGCGCCAGACAAAGCTTCCAATAAACTGGAACGAGTATCTCACGACCTTGTCGCCAAACCTGCACAGGTTGAGGCCACTCCCAAGCTGGCTCATGCGTCAACTGACCATGGCCAGCCACCCGATGGTGGTTTGCGAACATCCGCACCCGCCACCTCGCCAGTCCCAGCTGGCGATGCCGATGACGGCACACCTTTGCAGCGTTTCAAAAAGATGATCGTTCGCATCGGCTCGTTTGTTGGGCCAGGCTTCATGATTTCCGTTGCATACA TCGATCCAGGAAACTACTCAACCGACATCGCCGCAGGAGCTTCATATCGCTTCCGTCTATTGTTCGTGGTCCTTCTTTCAAACATATTTGCTATTTTTCTGCAGAGTTTGGCTATCAAGCTTGGTACCGTAAGCGGTCTCAACCTCGCTCAAGCCTGTCGTGCTTTTCTTCCACGATGGTTGAACTACACTCTGTATATTCTTGCTGAGGCTGCCATAATCGCAACCGACATAGCTGAA GTGATCGGATTTGCAATTGCTTTGAATCTTCTGGCTCCTAAAGTACCCCTTGTAGCGGGATGTGCTATCTCTATCGTCGATGTCATGGTACTTCTAATATTTTACCGGCCAGAAGGGTCCATGAAAAGCTTACGATACTTTGAGATTTTCATCATGCTCTTGGTTCTTGGTGTAGTTGTTTGCTTCTGTATTCAGTTGTCTCTAATACGTGATACTTCGCCTGGAGAAGTTTTCAAGGGTTACTTACCATCTAAGTCGCTTATTGAAGCTGAAGC GATCTACCAGGCTTGCGGCATTCTGGGGGCTACAGTCATGCCTCACAGTCTATACTTGGGGTCAGGTATTGTTCGACGAATTACGCCCGTATCGAATgtctcgtcatcgtcgtctgtAATGGATAAAGATGTTGACAAAGGCCACTTTGTTCCTTCTGAAAAGGCGATCAAACTCTCCCTCAAGTTTTCTATCCTTGACCTCGCTGTTTCACTGTTCACATTCGCACTCTTTGTTAATTCGGCTATTCTCATTGTAGCTGGTGCATCGCTTTACGGCGATGCATCCGCCCTCGGTGCGGACATCTTCGGCATTCATGGTCTTCTCAGCCAGTCTATTTCTCCGGCTGCAGGGACCATATTTGCCCTGGCACTGCTTCTCTCCGGTGTCTCGGCTGGAATTGTTTGTACTATCGCCGGCCAAATGGTAAGCGAAGGCTCTTTGAACTGGAAGGTTAAGCCATGGGTGCGTCGCTTGATGGTAcgcagcatcagcatcaccCCGAGTATTATCATTGCGGGAGCTGTAGGCCGTTCAGGACTCAACGCAGCACTCAACGGATCACAGGTGGCTCTGAGCGTCATATTGCCTTTTGTGACTGCGCCGCTCATCTATTTCACTGCTCGTGACAAATACATGACAGTCAGAGCCAGTGGATCTGATAGAAACATTGTGGAAGGAAATGGCATGACGAACGACATGCATGGAGAAGAAGCCGGAATGCAGCCCGAAGATCTCAAAATGGCCAACTCTTGGTTCACAACGATCATCGCTATCTTGGTGTGGCTCTTCATGGCAGTCATGAATGTTGCAAACCTGGTGTTCCTCGGGAAGTAG